In the genome of Gymnogyps californianus isolate 813 chromosome 23, ASM1813914v2, whole genome shotgun sequence, the window TCAGACGATgagtccttttttaaaaggaactgaCTAAATATTGTGTAATGTGCTTGCTAAACACCAGACTGAGCTACTCGGGCAGCTCGGGAAATGGTGCTTGGTGAACGATGACTGCGTATGGTTATCGGAACTGCCGTTTCTGTACGTGGAAATCCATTTGATAGGTCGAGTTGTCCCTATCTGGCGTTTCCGTTCAACTTTGAAGCGGGGTGCGATTTTAGAAACGCAGACCTCGGGTGGGACTGAGGACAGGCGCTGTTACTGCCCGCTGCCACCGGCAGCCGATTTCTGCCCCGTTGCTCCACGAGTCAGGTTATAATCCTGCCGCACGCTTCATTTCGACGTCCTGACCTGGCGCTTGGGTGTTGGGGGAACAGCTTTGGGCCCCGTTTGCTCCGTTACCGATGAGCAGACTGGAGCACGAGGATGGCTTCTAACTCTGTATTTGATCCTATAGATACGTGGGGAACCTGTCAAGAGACGTGACCGAAGCTCTGATCCTCCAGCTGTTCAGCCAGATAGGACCATgcaaaaactgcaaaatgatAATGGATGTAAGAGCCTTCACCCTAatgattttcatgtttctcGTAGCTCGTGGCTTTGGGCCGTACTCGCGTGTTTCAGAATTCCGTGTTTCAGAATTCCCTTTAACGCATGACCGCCTTAAAGGGGTGTAGCGAGGCTGGAGATCACGGTCATGTACTTTTGGCATCATTTCTGCCTCGTATCTGATGTTAAATTTAAGGATGGGTGGATATTGCGAGAGGGAGTGAACAGGTTAATGTATGTGGGTGTTGTAGATGAGATTTGAAAAGTTCTTTGCCATACTTTTGCCTTTCTAAAGCGGAACTGAAACCTCCTGGAGCACTGTTAGTGCATTGACTGTGGTCTCCATGTAGAGTAAAAAAGCCTACCGTTTAGAGACTTTGAGATGTCATGAATCAGGAGCTGAGCAGAGTAGTGAGAGTACAGTTTGAAGAGGTTTGTGTCAGCAAtcctttgtttgtttcttttaccaGACAGCTGGAAATGATCCGTACTGTTTTGTGGAGTTCTATGAGCACCGGCATGCGGCTGCAGCACTGGCTGCTATGAATGGCCGGAAGATAATGGGTAAGGTAAGCTGTCGTGTCTACAGGGTGAGTTGGAGTTGAAAAACAGGCTATCTCAGGTGGTGCGGGTGAAATATCCGCGGGTGAAATATCGCTTGAGACGAAGCGGATACGCTGCAAGCGTGAGACGCTTCGTTTGGACGGAGGTCTTAACGTGACACGactaagaagaaaagctgttcagaCTGTTGTAGGGAGAATGCAGGGGGAGGCGGGGATGTAGAACCGGGAGGGCTCAGAGACGGCGGGCCTAATCAGTATTTTAACTCTGCCGACCTTATCAGGATGACGTCCCTCTCTCCCGCCCCTGCAAAAAAGCCCGCCCAAGCAAACCGAATCCCCAGACCGGGTCTGTTTCCCGTCTTTGCTCTTAACCAGTGAAACACGGCTTGGAAGAACGAACCCTCTCCCGAGACACGTTTCTTAAACTCGAGCTTTCGCCCCAGACTTGCACGTCTGGTGCCCCTGTAGCGTCAGAACGAAGCGGTGGAGGTATCTGAGCTTAGTTGGGTTCTGCTTGATCTAACGTGAGCGACTAACGTTTGCAGGAGGTCAAAGTGAACTGGGCGACGACCCCCAGCAGCCAGAAGAAAGATACCAGCAGTAAGTGTCGCTTACGCTTTGAGTACCTGTTTGATTTGTACAAGTAGTTTTTAAACGTAAACAGTAAGCATCGTACAATTATATGCACTAATGTTTTGATCGTAATCCTAAGATATTATTTAATGTGTTTGTGTTAATAAACTTAAGAACAAATCTAATCTTTGTCATCAGGTAGTACCGTTGTCAACACACAGCGTTCACAAGGTAATTGTATCTTcttaaacataaaatgaaatctctCAAGGGTGTTCACTAACCACCTGGAGCTATGTAcggggtttttgtttgttatgaatttttttttttatggaaagaCTTCCCTTTCATTTCCCTGTAGCATCAGAAAGTGACCTAGCGTCCGCTGTTTAGTTCTGGTGCTAATCTCCGGCTGTTTGTTACgagtgcaatttaaaaaaaaagccccgACCCCCCCTGTCCCCTGCTATCGAGGCAGAGTAGTTGGCTCCCTGTGAGGCTGCAGTATGCGCTCCTGCGGACAGGCTCCTTGGGAGCGTCTGGGCTTTTTCCAAAATTGGGCTCCGTCGCCCCCCGCTCACGGCGAGCTTGCGGAGCGCCGCTTTTCTCGGCAAGCTTTGAATTGCTGCAGGCCAGTGGGGCTAGACTAGATCGGCGTCCGAGCGGACTCGAGAGTTTCGTACCTGCTGTGGTACAAATCAGTCTGTATCTTGCTCGGATGGTATGTGACACGTTGTTTGATTGGAGCGGAAAACTCCTTAGATACAGGACTTTCGTTTCTCTTTGGGGCGCGTTTTTTATGGCTCTGATATAAACCGAAGGGATTGCTCTTTCCATTCTGTTGCCTTCAGTCTTAGTTCACTTGCACAGGGCTTCACGTACATTGAATTCACAGGGATTCACACGGTGTATTGGCTGGGCCACCAAAACTGTTGGCTTTTGAGAGCTCAAACGCTTGAACAGCAAACTGTTGCAATgcaagggggttttttttgatttgTTCTTCACGACCGATGGTGTTAACCCGGACGTTGTGGCTAGGTTCAAAATACGGCCTGCTCTAGAACGAGCGTTGCCCTGCGTTTCTTGAAACTGCTAGGCGTTTCAGCTGATCCGATTTGGAATAGCTAGCGATCTCCTGCCGTGTCGAAGCTGAACACGAGCCTACGGAGAGAAAGGTTTTCGTGTGGTCTTGGCACATTAAGTAAATAGTTTAGGACGGTGTACGGTAAATGCTGACTGGTCTTAAAAGCGGTTTGTAAAATGCAAAACGTAAATGCCGTGTGTCGCTGTAGTATCCTTAAAACCACTGACGTCGTAGCGCTGCCAAGCGAAGGATCTGTTAGGAACAGCAGTAAATTCTGTTTCGTAGTAAACTCTAGTCTTCATGTAGTTTTTAATAACAGCTGGAAAGCCGTGCTCGATGAGATTGCTATcctctgtgtgcgtgtgcgcGCGCGTGTTCGGGGGTCGTCTTCAAACGTTAaaatccttttctctctttttcccaaaAAGACCATTTCCATGTCTTTGTCGGAGACCTCAGTCCAGAAATTACAACTGAAGacataaaagcagcttttgcgCCGTTTGGAAGAATATCGTAAGTAATTTCTTAGGGCGAATAAACTAAAAGTTATCTCTCCTAAATGGAGGCAGCCTTTTGTTTCAGTAAGTAAAAACTGAGAGTTGTCGCAGTGCAGGAATATACATTCATCTGTTCATACAGCGACTTGAGTCTGAACGGTCGGGCGTTAAGCAGGGATGTGGAACCCGATTCCTTTACAGTAGTTTGTTCTGCTGTCCAAGAAAAGTTGCATCCaacttgctttggttttatacTCCTTGCCTCGTTTGGCAAAGCAACGCTGGAAAAAATTGACTCCTAAAACCTGGGGTTTGCATTTCACTGGCCCTCTCGGCCATCAGATCAACGTCACGCTGTACCGTTTGTGACCGAGTCCGTCGGCACGTTCGCGTCTTGAgaggctttgggttttttgttagcCGCGGTGTGCCGGCCACCGGTAGCCGGTGGTTTTTTGCACTTAAATTCTCATTTCCCACaaaatgaaccttttttttcGCGCAAGGCTCGTTGGGGCACCCGGAGGCTGCAGCTAGAGCGGCCTCGAAGCGTTTGGCGCTGGGTCAGCGTAAGCCCTTGACCCGAAGGGCTCGGCCCGAACCGCGGGGCATCTGGGGTCAAGGAGTTGCGCTCATCCCAGCGGTGCAGAGCGATGGTGTAACAAGCGAACGTGTTACAAACGGGCAGCGCTGCTCGCGGGTCTCCGCCTGCCAGTTTGCTGTATTCAGGGTGTAGCAGAGTAAGGAGCGGTTCGTTCATTCCATCCTCCGAATGTAAACCATTAATTTTCCTTGTAGTGTTGTCTGTACTGGACATTGAAGTTTCTTGATGGTGATGTAAGAGAACATAGAGGGCTTTGGAGTGTTGTGTAGTGAAGCATTTAATTGAAGtaagtttgttttttgttttttttttttccccctcagagTCCAGTGTATTCCTCTTGTAATGCCAGCTTGATTTCCTCTTATgataaggtttaaaaaaaaatatgtgatcTGAATGTGACTTGCTTCAGACAACTATAATGCTTGACTGCATCTTTTGTACAATTGTCATCCAGGAAATGCAGAGGGTCGGACTCCTAAGGAGAGTCGAGTTATCCTCTGGCCAAAAGTGGTCTGGATGGAAGGGACGAGGGGCTCTAAAGTAGAGCTGAACTGCTGGAATGAGCGCGGAAGGGAGGCAGTAATAGACGGCCGCGTTGGTGGGACTGCGGTGGAGCTGTGACAGAGAGTTTCCCCGAACTGAGTCAGCGCTGGGTTTCTGAGGTGACGGTTCGATGGACGGTCGCCTTTAACAagccaccccccaaaaaacccacaaaacccctCCTGAGCCCGGAGCAAAAAGTAACGCCTGAATGTCAGCCGGGGGAGTATAAAATCACAGTGAACATCGGCCCACGGTCCCTATTTCCGGGGCCGTGCCCCTTGTCCCATCTTTTCTAGAAGAGCTTTTTGGACGCAGAGCCGTTGCTGCGTTGCTGGTGGTGACGGGGAAGGGGGAGCGATGCTCTTGCTTTTGGGGTACTCGGCGCACAGCTGTAGAGCTAACACGTGGAAAACTCGCGGTTTGCCCTGGCTCAAACTGACTGCCCAAAACGAAACGCAGTTCGTGTCCTCCCACGAAAGCAGTAGATTAAGAAATTGTCCCCGTAACGACTCTTTTGAACTCTTGTTCCAAAACCGAGGGGTTAAATAAAGCCGAAGGGACCTCGATTTTCTGCTTGCTTAAATTTAAcctgaaaaaatactgctaCTGTCTCTTAAGCGGTCAAATGAAGTTACTTAGTTTACCTGTTCTTCATCAGTGACTAGTTTCTGGAAATGTGGTGCTAATGGaatatttcctgattttttttttttttgaatttttttttttaacgttgTCTTTGTTGGTGCTaaactgagctttttttttttttttttatgacacCGAGGTTGAACTACTGCATGATTAGCGCATAAGAAATTTTGGTAATTCTTTGCATCTGGATCTTTTAATCACTGTAAAAGCACACTTTTATTGTGGTTTCCTTTTATGCTTGCTGTACGCATGTTTTCACTTGTTCTcaagtctttattttcaaagttttcgGTTGAGGGTAAGTAGAGATGagtttttccccccctccctctaTAGGCTCTTCAGAGCAAACCCATCTACGCTTACCAAAGTGGCTCTTCTCAGGCAATTTGTAACATGGGACCCAAATTCTGACCTAACCCAGGAAGGGGGAAAGCAAAAAGGGGgacgggggggacggggggggtgggggtctcgcaaagaggaaagaaataacattgctgctgcagctttggGAGAGGTATTTTCCTCGGGCTTTCGGCGGCGGTGTCAGCGCTATGGGCTAACGTATGCCAGAATTAGGCTTACGATGCAGCATTTGCGGTTACCGTAAGGCTTAAAAAACCCGAGTGTAACGAACCTTCTCTTCACTGTGACTTTTCTCGCCAGTCTTGGAATGCTAAATGTTGTGCACATGTTAACGCTAGTTTCTCTGAACCCTGTTATTTTATACAGCCGTAAGTTACGTTGCATGACTTTCTGActggttttctgttgttgtttctgttcttttaatgcCTGTATGTGTGGGgcaaaggaggggaggagagggtggCCTGTACGCGAGAGCATCTCGCCCCTCGGCTAACTTGTACGCGAATTGCCTGAGAAACACCGTAGAGTGGCGTTCCACGAGTGGGGTTTAGCTCTTGTAGCTGGGTTCTCTTTTTAACTCAATCTCAAATAATAGGGCTCTGGTTATTTTGCAGAGTGTCTCTGAAGAATGGACAGAATTGCCATGGCTAACTACAAGCTACAGTTCACAGTGGACAAACGTTGTAGTTTTcttatttacttttataaatttattttttttctttttttgcttttttatatcTCGTAGTTTCCAATCAGTCCTGTATGATTGCTGTTGTACAAATGCAGTTTAAATGATGTGTAATATGTAGTTTAAGACGTGAATGTTTcggtgttttattttcttcaataatttctgaaaatgtcaatCTCTCAAAATTTACAGCTGCCCACAGTCCAAAAAGGGGGTAACGAATTGACCCgagaaaattaaagaattcAGTTAACAGGCGACGTATGCCTTTTAATTCctatcttttttcattttttctatttaatattttgaatgaGTAGGTAGAATGTGTTGGCAAATAGCGAGTTTAAAAATTGCATGGTTAAAGAGAGCCGTTCAGCTAACGTTAGTCAGCTACGTGCCTTAAGTCATTCTTTTGAATAGCTGCTTTGACCATGCTTTGTGTCTTAACAGTCtgtaaaagcattttgaagcGGGAGCCAACTGTCGTAAAGTACATAACGTTTGTTAGAGAAGCTATTGATTTGCATGTTTACACATTTAAGTTTAATTTTGCTACTACCTGGCAAAGCATTAGTAAAGTTCTGTTTAGAAAAGAAGCCTTTTGCTTTGACTGTGTTGCTGGTGCAATAAACAGTTGACGTTAGTAAAGGTGAAACGTGAAATAAAGCTGTACGCGTGACTCAAGTTGTCGTTGTGATAAGGTCGTCTCTCGAAGGCGCTGAACTGGCTCTCGTTTCTGCTTTTTAGAGACGCGCGTGTGGTTAAGGACATGGCGACGGGAAAATCTAAAGGATATGGCTTCGTTTCCTTCTTCAATAAATGGGTAAGCTGCGGCACGGCCTCGAGCGCCCCCGAAAAGCGGACGACGATTTTCAGCGGCCGCTACGGGGAAGGGGTGTTGTCGGTCCCCATCTCTGCCCGGCTTCGGTTTCCCTGCCCGCCGAGGGGAAAGCTTTTCCCTCAGTGTGTTGAAACGCTTTACTGTTGCTTTAGCGTTTCTAAAGCACGGGGCAAGCGGCGTCCAAACTGAGCGACGCGCAGACGTGACGGAGCGACGGTACGTCCGGTGTATATCGAGAGGGTCTTAGGCGCGCTCGGCGAGGTCTAACGGCGTCCTTCGTCCCGCCTACGTCCGCTTCTTTTGAAGCAGGGTTTCTTTTGGCACGCTGCAGATGTCAGGCGGGGCGGGTGCGCGGCGATGTCATCCGTTTGGCTCTGTCGCAGGAGGAGGAGACGCCGACGGTGgggttttcttctctccctctcttgtGGACAGGATGCGGAGAACGCGATTCAGCAGATGGGCGGTCAGTGGCTCGGTGGAAGGCAAATCAGAACGAACTGGGCGACAAGAAAACCTCCGGCTCCAAAGAGTACATATGAATGTAGGTTCTCGGATTATCCGCGTTTTTGCAAACCTCCCGCCGCACCCgtaaggaggaagagaaaagggcGAGCCGCAAGCCTCGGAGATTGCGGGAGGGGGGGAAAGCGGCTCCTGACGGCAAAGGCGCTCCCGAAGGGTTTCAGACCTCCTGAATAAAGCAGCTTCCTTGGCTACGGCGGCTGTATTACCGCTacggggggcgggagggggatTCTTTTGGCCTCTGCACGCTCGGCTTAgaagcttgctttctctctaGCCAGCCGGGACGGCTCTGGCTTTTTCACTTTGCTCCCTCGCTTTTAAGGCTTTCTGTTGTGATACGAAGCGGGACCGTGTCACAGACAGCGTTTCCATTGGAGACGTTTTAAATTCGGTATATCGCGCCGACTTGATAGCTGTTTGCGGGCGGCGCGCGACGTCTCGTGTGCCGACCGGCATTAGAATTTCTACGTAAGGTGTGTCCGATCCACTGAAAAGCTCTGTAAAATCTCTTTAAGCCAACGCCAAACAACTGTCTTACGACGATGTGGTCAATCAGTCCAGCCCGAGCAACTGCACCGTGTACTGCGGAGGCGTTACTTCGGGACTGACAGGTAGCGTGCCTTCAAACTCCCGTCGCGTTGAACGTCTCTGAACAACGCTGCAGTCGCCTCATTTTGCCGCTCTTTGTTTCTTCCCGCTTCAGAGCAGCTGATGCGCCAGACCTTTTCTCCCTTCGGGCAGATCATGGAAATTCGAGTCTTCCCGGATAAAGGCTACTCCTTTGTGCGGTAGGCTGTCGTGCGGTTTGCGTGTTGATGAATTTAATAAGAATTAAGGGTTCGGATGCTTGCGGTGTCGGCGGAGCGTGGGTGGGTGTATGCGGGGCCGGAGGGTACGCTTTACAGCAGCCCTCTCTGACCGCAGCCTGATCCGAGGAGGGAGTTACGGCCTGTAGCGCTCTCggcagggggaggaaaaacCCCTTAACCCAGTCTAAACTGGTGCGGCGCCCTTCCTCGTAAGAGAtctctctctgttcctcctGTGTCATTTCACAGTGGCGTTACTGAGGCAGACGGTCGAGTTTTAGAGCCTTTTCCGGAAGCGTCCTCATCTCTTTCTTGACGAGGCTCCAGATAATAAAAACTAATTGTCGATTGACCTGCTCTCCTTGCTGCTGAATTTTCCCGTTTGTTTAGGGAGGGTTACGACACCGAGACGGGAGCGGCGACGGTGGCCTAGCCGTCCCTGCCGCCCGCTGCGGGGCTGACCGGGGAAACTTTCTGCGGCCGGGCTGCTGTTCGAAGAGAGCCCAAATCCGGGCTGAGCTAGCGGCGACTCTCTGGGGATTACTTCTGGCTGTTGCTCGCCGAGGGAGTTGTTCACGTTGGCACGGTTTGTATTTCGACAGGTTTAATTCTCACGAGAGTGCCGCGCACGCCATCGTTTCCGTCAACGGAACGACTATAGAAGGACACGTCGTGAAGTGCTACTGGGGCAAGGAGACGCCAGACATGATCAGTCCGGTCCAGCAGGTCAGAACTCCTCCTCTGCTAACGGCGGTGGGCTTTGCTAATTAGTCTTCGCTAGAAACCCGTTACGTGGCTGTAGAGTCTGCGTGCGTGCCGGTTAGAGCCGCGGCGTAGCGCACGTCGCCTGCGTTACGGCTTCTTCCGTCAGAGCGTATTTCTCTGAAGCACGATCGAAGCTTTTCGCATCCCTTGGAAGGCGTGAACTCTCGTTACGTAAAAACGCGTGATGTaaaattctgcagaaagctCGCAAAATGCAGTCCAGCCCGTGGCGCGTCTTCTCTGGGGCGAAGGTGGCCGGAGCTGCCGCTCCTGTTCCCTGGATCCCTGCGGATATTTGAGAGGACGACGGCGGCGTTGTTAAtcgggggggtgggggatgACGGGGCGCTCTGGTAATGAGACGCTCGCTGACTCAAAAAGGGGGTGCCCGACTGAACGTCTGCGTGGCCGTTGCGGCGGCGTTTTAGCGAGCGGACTCGTAAGCCCCCACCTCAAAGACGGACTCGGCGGGCGGGGCGTCTCGCGAATTGACGGAAATCGCCGCTTTTTCAGGCCCCGCTTAACGCCCGGCTGTTTGCCCTTGCAGAACCAGATCGGCTACCCGCCGGCGTACGGGCAGTGGGGCCAGTGGTACGGCAACGCCCAGATCGGCCAGTACGTGCCCAACGGCTGGCAGGTCCCCGCCTACGGGATGTACGGGCAAGCGTGGAATCAGCAGGGCTTTAAGTGAGTATTTGAGCTTTTTGCGGCCGGTTTTCCCCCCGGGGGGAGGTGACGATCGGCGTCGGTAGCGGCGTGAAAGCTGCCGAGACGTTCCGCTCCTTCGTTCCTTGGAAACTTGGGGTGGGGAACGCGCGTACGGATCCGGGGACGGCCCCGCGCCGAGAGCGACCCGCTCGGGCACCCCCGTCCTGCGTTAAGTTCTCCCTCGTTACCGACGCGTTTGCCTAACGAACTggtttatggtttttttttttcccctcttctcctctccgCCGACAGTCAGACGCAGTCTTCGGCGGCGTGGATGGGCGCCAACTACGGCGTGCAGCCGCCGCAGGGCCAGAACGGGAGCGTGATAACCAACCAAACGGGATACCGCGTGGCGGGCTTCGAAACGccgtgaggaggaggaggagaggactCCGGAACCGGCGGGCTGGAGCCGCTGTCGACCGCCAAGATTTATCAGATCAAGCGTCAGATACGATGTATTTatttaagagagagaaagaaacaaaacaaaacagaaaagcatttttaatcaTGAAATTGTCATCcgcattgtttaaaaaaaaaaacaaaaaaaaaaaaaggaaaaaacaaaacagaaatcacacaAAACGAGATGCTGGATGTCTGCCgacttttgccttctttttcctcctttatgtGTTTCTTAAGATCCACGTTTttgaaacacagagcaaatgCAGGGACTACTGCCGCTGAAAATCGGGGCAGCAAATTGCACAATTGTCAAccttttgggttttcttttctttcctcgGAAGTAGCGTGCCGTTCTGGTTTGCGTTCCGAACGATCgaaaaaatgtattataaaCCATTGTacacgcaaaaaaaaaaacaaaaaacaaaaaaaaaaccagaaaaaaaacccacaaaaaatgAGAAGCCAAAAGCGCGTGAATCCTGAAGCCGCCGCGTCTTCAGCCTTTGCGCCGCCTGTTTTAAAAAGAGCCTCTTGTAACGAAGCCTCCGTCTCTCCGCTTTTGTTACGCCGGGTTTCGTCGACGAGAAATTATGAGTTTACATCGGTTTTGTATCTCAGCGTTTTATTTTTCAGGGTCGTCTTCGCCTTACGATGGGGAAAGGGGGACGCCCGGCGGGACGGCGCCCGGCCCCCGCTCGTGAGCGAGGATTTCCACCCTGGGACGGCGAAAATCCTGTTACTAAAATGTGACAAAATTCCTACGAACCAGCCggggggttgttttggggtggggtggggggtttttttgtttgtttgttttgtttttttggttggtttgttgttgctttt includes:
- the TIA1 gene encoding cytotoxic granule associated RNA binding protein TIA1 isoform X4; translation: MEDEMPKTLYVGNLSRDVTEALILQLFSQIGPCKNCKMIMDVRTAGNDPYCFVEFYEHRHAAAALAAMNGRKIMGKEVKVNWATTPSSQKKDTSNHFHVFVGDLSPEITTEDIKAAFAPFGRISDARVVKDMATGKSKGYGFVSFFNKWDAENAIQQMGGQWLGGRQIRTNWATRKPPAPKSTYESNAKQLSYDDVVNQSSPSNCTVYCGGVTSGLTEQLMRQTFSPFGQIMEIRVFPDKGYSFVRFNSHESAAHAIVSVNGTTIEGHVVKCYWGKETPDMISPVQQNQIGYPPAYGQWGQWYGNAQIGQYVPNGWQVPAYGMYGQAWNQQGFNQTQSSAAWMGANYGVQPPQGQNGSVITNQTGYRVAGFETP
- the TIA1 gene encoding cytotoxic granule associated RNA binding protein TIA1 isoform X1, producing the protein MEDEMPKTLYVGNLSRDVTEALILQLFSQIGPCKNCKMIMDTAGNDPYCFVEFYEHRHAAAALAAMNGRKIMGKEVKVNWATTPSSQKKDTSSSTVVNTQRSQDHFHVFVGDLSPEITTEDIKAAFAPFGRISDARVVKDMATGKSKGYGFVSFFNKWDAENAIQQMGGQWLGGRQIRTNWATRKPPAPKSTYESNAKQLSYDDVVNQSSPSNCTVYCGGVTSGLTEQLMRQTFSPFGQIMEIRVFPDKGYSFVRFNSHESAAHAIVSVNGTTIEGHVVKCYWGKETPDMISPVQQVRTPPLLTANQIGYPPAYGQWGQWYGNAQIGQYVPNGWQVPAYGMYGQAWNQQGFNQTQSSAAWMGANYGVQPPQGQNGSVITNQTGYRVAGFETP
- the TIA1 gene encoding cytotoxic granule associated RNA binding protein TIA1 isoform X2; the encoded protein is MEDEMPKTLYVGNLSRDVTEALILQLFSQIGPCKNCKMIMDTAGNDPYCFVEFYEHRHAAAALAAMNGRKIMGKEVKVNWATTPSSQKKDTSSSTVVNTQRSQDHFHVFVGDLSPEITTEDIKAAFAPFGRISDARVVKDMATGKSKGYGFVSFFNKWDAENAIQQMGGQWLGGRQIRTNWATRKPPAPKSTYESNAKQLSYDDVVNQSSPSNCTVYCGGVTSGLTEQLMRQTFSPFGQIMEIRVFPDKGYSFVRFNSHESAAHAIVSVNGTTIEGHVVKCYWGKETPDMISPVQQNQIGYPPAYGQWGQWYGNAQIGQYVPNGWQVPAYGMYGQAWNQQGFNQTQSSAAWMGANYGVQPPQGQNGSVITNQTGYRVAGFETP
- the TIA1 gene encoding cytotoxic granule associated RNA binding protein TIA1 isoform X5; translation: MEDEMPKTLYVGNLSRDVTEALILQLFSQIGPCKNCKMIMDTAGNDPYCFVEFYEHRHAAAALAAMNGRKIMGKEVKVNWATTPSSQKKDTSNHFHVFVGDLSPEITTEDIKAAFAPFGRISDARVVKDMATGKSKGYGFVSFFNKWDAENAIQQMGGQWLGGRQIRTNWATRKPPAPKSTYESNAKQLSYDDVVNQSSPSNCTVYCGGVTSGLTEQLMRQTFSPFGQIMEIRVFPDKGYSFVRFNSHESAAHAIVSVNGTTIEGHVVKCYWGKETPDMISPVQQIGYPPAYGQWGQWYGNAQIGQYVPNGWQVPAYGMYGQAWNQQGFNQTQSSAAWMGANYGVQPPQGQNGSVITNQTGYRVAGFETP
- the TIA1 gene encoding cytotoxic granule associated RNA binding protein TIA1 isoform X3; translated protein: MEDEMPKTLYVGNLSRDVTEALILQLFSQIGPCKNCKMIMDTAGNDPYCFVEFYEHRHAAAALAAMNGRKIMGKEVKVNWATTPSSQKKDTSNHFHVFVGDLSPEITTEDIKAAFAPFGRISDARVVKDMATGKSKGYGFVSFFNKWDAENAIQQMGGQWLGGRQIRTNWATRKPPAPKSTYESNAKQLSYDDVVNQSSPSNCTVYCGGVTSGLTEQLMRQTFSPFGQIMEIRVFPDKGYSFVRFNSHESAAHAIVSVNGTTIEGHVVKCYWGKETPDMISPVQQNQIGYPPAYGQWGQWYGNAQIGQYVPNGWQVPAYGMYGQAWNQQGFNQTQSSAAWMGANYGVQPPQGQNGSVITNQTGYRVAGFETP
- the TIA1 gene encoding cytotoxic granule associated RNA binding protein TIA1 isoform X7, whose translation is MEDEMPKTLYVGNLSRDVTEALILQLFSQIGPCKNCKMIMDTAGNDPYCFVEFYEHRHAAAALAAMNGRKIMGKEVKVNWATTPSSQKKDTSSSTVVNTQRSQDHFHVFVGDLSPEITTEDIKAAFAPFGRISVSLKNGQNCHG
- the TIA1 gene encoding cytotoxic granule associated RNA binding protein TIA1 isoform X6; the encoded protein is MATGKSKGYGFVSFFNKWDAENAIQQMGGQWLGGRQIRTNWATRKPPAPKSTYESNAKQLSYDDVVNQSSPSNCTVYCGGVTSGLTEQLMRQTFSPFGQIMEIRVFPDKGYSFVRFNSHESAAHAIVSVNGTTIEGHVVKCYWGKETPDMISPVQQNQIGYPPAYGQWGQWYGNAQIGQYVPNGWQVPAYGMYGQAWNQQGFNQTQSSAAWMGANYGVQPPQGQNGSVITNQTGYRVAGFETP